The Micrococcales bacterium genome includes a region encoding these proteins:
- a CDS encoding DUF3788 domain-containing protein produces the protein MDALQLLRDSAVEPTSDVIAASLGAANDAFVRFVGGLESHNVEVTWRYYNDGKSWLGKALHKWTTSRGTPKEVTTFWLSIWDGFFRLSFYIPEKARLALEDLQLSDEVMDMVKTAKQMGKLEFFPLVFDVRSDEQFDDLYALVDFRASVK, from the coding sequence ATGGACGCACTCCAACTGCTCCGCGATTCCGCCGTGGAGCCGACTAGCGACGTCATCGCCGCAAGCCTTGGCGCCGCCAATGACGCCTTCGTCAGATTCGTCGGAGGGCTGGAGAGCCACAATGTCGAAGTGACCTGGCGCTACTACAACGACGGCAAATCCTGGCTAGGCAAAGCCCTCCACAAATGGACCACCAGCCGCGGAACCCCCAAAGAAGTCACCACCTTTTGGCTGTCTATCTGGGACGGATTCTTCAGGCTGAGCTTCTACATCCCTGAAAAGGCTCGGCTCGCATTGGAGGACCTTCAGCTCAGCGACGAGGTAATGGACATGGTCAAGACCGCGAAGCAAATGGGGAAACTGGAGTTCTTTCCACTGGTCTTCGATGTCCGTTCCGATGAGCAATTCGACGACCTCTACGCCCTGGTCGATTTCCGTGCGTCTGTAAAGTAA